The genome window ACGACCTGCGCGAAGAGTTCGTCCGCGATTTCGTCTTCCCGATGTTTCGCGCCAACACCGTCTATGAAGGCGAGTACCTGCTGGGTACCTCCATCGCACGTCCGCTGATCGCCAAGCGCCTGATCGAAATCGCCAACGAAACCGGCGCCGACGCCATTTCCCATGGTGCTACCGGCAAGGGCAACGACCAGGTGCGATTCGAACTGGGTGCCTATGCGCTCAAGCCAGGCGTGAAAGTGATCGCCCCTTGGCGTGAATGGGACCTGCTGTCCCGTGAAAAGCTGATGGATTACGCTGAAAAGCACGCGATCCCGATCGAGCGTCACGGCAAGAAGAAGTCCCCGTACTCGATGGATGCCAACCTGCTGCACATCTCCTATGAAGGCGGCGTGCTGGAAGACACCTGGACCGAGCACGAAGAAGACATGTGGAAATGGACCGTCTCCCCGGAGAACGCTCCAGACAAGCCGCAATACTTGGAACTGACCTACCGCAACGGCGACATTGTCGCGCTGGACGGCGTCGAAATGACCCCGGCCACTGTGCTGGCAACCTTGAACCGTATCGGTGGCGAACACGGTATCGGCCGTCTCGACATCGTCGAGAACCGCTACGTGGGCATGAAGTCCCGTGGTTGCTACGAAACCCCTGGCGGCACCATCATGCTTCGCGCCCACCGGGCCATCGAATCCATCACCCTGGACCGCGAAGTGGCTCACCTCAAAGACGAGCTGATGCCCAAGTATGCCAGTTTGATCTACACCGGGTACTGGTGGAGCCCTGAGCGTCTGATGCTGCAACAGATGATCGATGCTTCCCAGGTGCATGTAAACGGCGTTGTGCGCCTGAAGCTGTACAAGGGCAACGTGATCGTCACCGGTCGCAAGTCCGATGAGTCGCTGTTCGACGCCAACATCGCTACCTTCGAAGAAGATGGCGGCGCCTACAACCAGGCGGACGCAGCAGGCTTTATCAAGTTGAACGCACTGCGCATGCGCATTGCGGCCAACAAAGGTCGCTCGTTGTTCTAAGTCTCAGCCGGTTTTCAAGAATGGCCCCTTATTCAGGGGCCATTTTTTTTGCCTATGGAATTTGTATGGGATTGCGATGTTTATAAATGGTTAAACATTTGTTGATGTTTTTTTGCCGCGCCGTTTTTGAATGCGCCTTCGACGGTGTTGTTGTTGAAAGTTTGTAGGGCGAATGATTTTTTTACACCTGTTTAGGAACTGGTCTTACAGAAGATTCACTCATGAAAGTGAGGTGAATGTATAAACCATGGAATAGTCTGTAGGAATTAAGGGTGTAAGAGGATATGTTAAATGGAACTAAAACAGTCGGACATTTCTTGCCGGTATTCCTTAGCGTGGGGCAGAGGCAATGGGCATTTCCTGAGAGTTGCGTACGGCACGTTTACCCAGCCTCGGATACTCGATGGATATTTCACTCAAAATATGTAAGCCCCCAGAAAGGTCTGAAAGGATCCATAAAACTGGATACATCCGAGTTGGCGTTTTTTTGTAGGGCAATTCCTTTATCGCTGTGGGGTGGGTCTCTGCTTGCTGTTGCTCGGGGGGGAACGCTATGCCAACCAGGAAACGACTAGGCTATTGTGCTTGCTCTAAATAATTCGAACAGCGAAATTGGACTTTCTCATGAATAAAGTGCTGATCGTGGATGATCATCCCGTCATTCGTCTTGCTGTGCGTATGCTAATGGAGCGTCATGGTTATGAGGTCGTTGCCGAGACCGATAACGGTGTCGATGCATTGCAACTTGCACGGGAGCATATGCCGGACATTGTCATACTGGATATTGGGATTCCCAAACTTGATGGGCTGGAAGTTATTTGCCGGCTGTCTTCTACCAAACAATCGGTGCCCTTCAAGGTGTTGGTGCTGACGTCCCAGGCCCCTGGCCATTTTTCCATGCGTTGCATGCAGGCAGGCGCTGCCGGCTACGTGTGCAAGCAACAGGATCTGACCGAATTGCTGAGTGCGATCAAGGCGGTATTGTCGGGTTATAGCTATTTCCCGAATCAGGCGCTCAACTCTGTGCGCTCCACCATGGGCAACGCCAGCGAGGCCGATATGGTCGAGCGCCTGTCGGGTCGGGAAATGATGGTATTGCAGCAATTGGCTCGAGGCCGGACCAACAAGGAGATTGCCGATGGCATGTTCCTCAGCAACAAGACCGTCAGCACCTACAAGACACGTTTGCTGCTCAAGCTCAACGCCCGCTCCCTTGTGGACCTGATCGAACTGGCCCAGCGTAACGGTCTGGTATAGAGGAGGACGCTGCACAGCGCTTTGGGTAACCGGCAGAAAAAAGCCTCCGTGAGGGAGGCTTCCGGCCGTCGACCGCTCGATCAGAGATCAAAGTCGTAATCGGCCAGCTGTTTTTGCAAGCGTCGTTCTTCCAGAAGATTGTCGATGGTGCGGCGTTTGCTCAAATTGGTCTTGGCAACCTCTAACACAGGTGCCTCTGTTCCATCGTCATCCGACTCAACGAGGTCGTCTTCCACTTCCAGTTGTTCTTTGCCAGTGCTCATAAGGTTCACTCCGGGCTAAGACTGCCGTTGGCGCTCCTTATAACGATAAACCATGATCGGGTAAAAAAGATTTTTTCAATCGCTTGATCGAAAAAACCAATGATCCCTCAATCGTCGGACGTCTTGTCCTTGTATTCGCACAGGTCTTCGATACGACAGCTGCCGCAGCGCGGCCTGCGGGCCTGGCAAACGTAGCGCCCATGAAGGATCAGCCAGTGGTGAGAATCCAGCAGATAGGGCTTGGGTACAAACTTCATCAACTGCTTTTCGACCTCAACCACGTTCTTCCCACGGGCAATGCCGGTTCTGTTGCTGACCCGGAAGATATGGGTGTCCACCGCCATCGTCAGTTGCCGGAACGCGGTGTTGAGCACCACATTGGCAGTTTTACGACCCACCCCTGGCAGGGCTTCCAAAGCTTCACGGGTTTGTGGCACTTCACTACCATGCAGTTCCACCAGCAGGCGGCAAGTCTCGATAACATTCTTGGCCTTGCTGTTGTAGAGGCCGATTGTCTTGATGTACTCGGACAACCCTTCCACACCCAGGGCATAGATCGCTTCCGGTGTGTTCGCCACGGGATACAGCTTGGCCGTGGCCTTGTTGACGCCAACGTCGGTGGATTGGGCCGACAGGATCACCGCAATCAGCAACTCGAATGGCGAAGAGTAGGCCAGTTCGGTCTTGGGTTCCGGATTGTCTTCGTGAAGCCTGCGGAAGATTTCCAGGCGTTTTGCGGCGTTCATTGGGCGGTGGGTTCCTTGCAGACGGTCGGCGGGATTGTATCAACACACATGGCAGGTTTGCGGATCAGGCTTCGCTGAGGGCATCCAGTTGGCGCTGCGCTTCGTCCAGCTTATGTTGCGCATCGTCCAGATGCTGCGGTGCGACGTTCAGGTCCTGGGCTTTCTTCAGTTCCGCTCGACGCATCGCCAACTGGATTTTGGCGCGTTTCAGATCAGCAGTGTTGCTGGATGCCGTCGTTGCTTTCGGTAGCTGATCCACCTCCAAGGCCGCCAACGCTTGTTCCGCTGCTTCGAACTGCTGCTGCAGGATGATCAACTGCGACTGCTGTTCAAAGGTGGGGGGGTGACCAAACGCCTTCAAGGACTTATGCAGTTGGGCGCGGCTCATCGCGACAGCGATCTTGGCTTTCTTGGTCGCTGCATCCTGGGCAACATCGGCCTGCACGTGCAAAACCGACGTGGAACGCTTGGCCCGAGCCTGGCGTTCGGCGAGTCTATTGGCTTCTTCCCGTTGCAGGCGTGCATTGCGTTGCTCAAAGCGTCGTCGCGCCCTGTCGCGTTTCAGGCCGCGTTCATGATGTTGATGATCGTTGATCGCCAGTCCACCCACCATTGGCAGCACGCCGGTCGCTGGGCGCATCTCAATGCAGTCGACAGGGCAGGGCGCAACGCACAGGTCGCAGCCGGTGCACTCATCCATGAGGACGGTGTGCATCAGCTTGGCGGCGCCGACGATTGCGTCTACTGGGCAGGCCTGGATGCACTTGGTGCAGCCGATGCACTCGGCCTCGCGGATATAGGCAACCTGGGCAGGCGCTTCCCCGCGACTGGTGTCCAGATCCAGCACCGGTACGT of Pseudomonas azotoformans contains these proteins:
- the nth gene encoding endonuclease III, encoding MNAAKRLEIFRRLHEDNPEPKTELAYSSPFELLIAVILSAQSTDVGVNKATAKLYPVANTPEAIYALGVEGLSEYIKTIGLYNSKAKNVIETCRLLVELHGSEVPQTREALEALPGVGRKTANVVLNTAFRQLTMAVDTHIFRVSNRTGIARGKNVVEVEKQLMKFVPKPYLLDSHHWLILHGRYVCQARRPRCGSCRIEDLCEYKDKTSDD
- the rsxB gene encoding electron transport complex subunit RsxB yields the protein MNLIQRIDALLPQTQCGKCGHPGCKPYAEGIARGEAINKCPPGGQETIAGLALLLHVPVLDLDTSRGEAPAQVAYIREAECIGCTKCIQACPVDAIVGAAKLMHTVLMDECTGCDLCVAPCPVDCIEMRPATGVLPMVGGLAINDHQHHERGLKRDRARRRFEQRNARLQREEANRLAERQARAKRSTSVLHVQADVAQDAATKKAKIAVAMSRAQLHKSLKAFGHPPTFEQQSQLIILQQQFEAAEQALAALEVDQLPKATTASSNTADLKRAKIQLAMRRAELKKAQDLNVAPQHLDDAQHKLDEAQRQLDALSEA
- a CDS encoding argininosuccinate synthase, which translates into the protein MADVNKVVLAYSGGLDTSVILKWLQDTYNCEVVTFTADLGQGEEVEPARAKAQAMGVKEIYIDDLREEFVRDFVFPMFRANTVYEGEYLLGTSIARPLIAKRLIEIANETGADAISHGATGKGNDQVRFELGAYALKPGVKVIAPWREWDLLSREKLMDYAEKHAIPIERHGKKKSPYSMDANLLHISYEGGVLEDTWTEHEEDMWKWTVSPENAPDKPQYLELTYRNGDIVALDGVEMTPATVLATLNRIGGEHGIGRLDIVENRYVGMKSRGCYETPGGTIMLRAHRAIESITLDREVAHLKDELMPKYASLIYTGYWWSPERLMLQQMIDASQVHVNGVVRLKLYKGNVIVTGRKSDESLFDANIATFEEDGGAYNQADAAGFIKLNALRMRIAANKGRSLF
- a CDS encoding PA3496 family putative envelope integrity protein, which translates into the protein MSTGKEQLEVEDDLVESDDDGTEAPVLEVAKTNLSKRRTIDNLLEERRLQKQLADYDFDL
- a CDS encoding response regulator transcription factor, with the translated sequence MNKVLIVDDHPVIRLAVRMLMERHGYEVVAETDNGVDALQLAREHMPDIVILDIGIPKLDGLEVICRLSSTKQSVPFKVLVLTSQAPGHFSMRCMQAGAAGYVCKQQDLTELLSAIKAVLSGYSYFPNQALNSVRSTMGNASEADMVERLSGREMMVLQQLARGRTNKEIADGMFLSNKTVSTYKTRLLLKLNARSLVDLIELAQRNGLV